One genomic segment of Dysosmobacter sp. Marseille-Q4140 includes these proteins:
- a CDS encoding PolC-type DNA polymerase III, whose translation MSRDIPFFEMFTELQLSGELRLALAGAVINSASIDQAAMALKLHLTTQIELGEAEAAELKRLLSGVYGFRTVEVEAVCKAPQPRFEPAAPAASAGNGGKKEAPKPGKVLMGKPIKSRPGPMKDLDLKMGTATVEGKVFAFECRETRRPGMWRLSFDMTDYTNSVTVQKNLTEKEAQQLEGAIKPGMWLLVQGKMEPTWDGKDIQLNPYHICITDHPKREDTAPEKRVELHLHTRMSNMDALTDTKAAVETAIRWGHPAIAITDHGVAQSFPDAWHAAGDKIKLLYGVEGYFVNNLDDRVVVHGGQDCPLDGEIVCFDIETTGLKVDREAITEIGAVVLRNGEVCERFQTFVDPGRHLTPEIIGLTGITDEMLRGAPQLKEALTAFLDFVGGRPLAAHNAEFDIGFIRAGCKKVGLPFTPTYIDSLILAQNLLPDLGKYKLDIVADRLELPTFNHHRASDDAATVGYMLIPFWKMLHERGVDTLQAVNKEMEKLRPLGNKTNRFPKHIILIAQNKVGLKNLYQMISASNLKYFKRVPTIPKTLLNEHRQGIIVGSACEAGELFRAVADHKDWEELKRIASYYDYLEIQPLCNNAFMLRNGDARSEEDLREFNRTIVRLGEELGKPVCATGDVHFLDPEDEVYRHILLASKKFPDANAPLPIYFKTTDEMLREFSYLGEEKAYEVVITNPRKIADMVESFELLPKDLFPPRLENSEEELNTLVWDKVHRLYGEDPPKLIVDRLNVELGGILGKYDVVYMSAQKLVQRSLENGYLVGSRGSVGSSLVAYMSGITEVNSLPPHYRCPNCKNSEFILDGSYGCGADMPDKVCPVCGTKYVKDGFDIPFETFLGFGGGKVPDIDLNFSGEYQARAHRHAIEMFGETQVFRAGTIGTLAEKTAYGFVKKYLEENGITACRAEENRLTQGCVGVRRTTGQHPGGLVVVPDDMDMEDFCPVQHPADADDSDTITTHFEYHSMEANLLKLDMLGHDDPTMVRMMQDLTGVDPHDIPLDDPDTMSIFTSSKVLGYENDEILGPTGAVAIPEFNTRFTRQMLVDTQPKDFNTLVRLSGFSHGTDVWLGNARDLIVSGTASVLETVGCRDDIMLYLISKGLDPKMSFKIMEKVRKGKVKKGGFDEGWVEAMREHEVPEWYIESLAKIGYLFPKAHAVAYVMMAFRIAWYKVHEPLAFYATFFSVRAKAFDAEYCCAGLDAVKRKIREIENNKDATAVEQNLLTTLEVCYEFYLRGFHFDTINIYESDATKFKVTKDGLLPPFTTVHGLGEAAAIDTVEKRKGKEFISIEEFAMCCNKLSKTHIEQLKALGAFAGMAETSQLTLF comes from the coding sequence GAAAGACCTGGACCTGAAAATGGGCACCGCCACAGTGGAGGGCAAGGTCTTTGCCTTCGAGTGCCGGGAGACCCGGCGGCCGGGCATGTGGCGGCTGAGCTTCGACATGACCGACTACACCAACTCCGTCACCGTCCAGAAGAACCTGACGGAGAAGGAGGCCCAGCAGCTGGAGGGGGCCATCAAGCCCGGCATGTGGCTGCTGGTCCAGGGCAAGATGGAGCCCACCTGGGACGGCAAGGACATCCAGCTCAACCCCTACCATATCTGCATCACGGACCATCCCAAGCGAGAGGACACCGCGCCGGAGAAGCGGGTGGAGCTGCACCTGCACACCCGCATGAGCAACATGGACGCCCTGACGGACACCAAGGCGGCGGTGGAGACCGCCATCCGCTGGGGCCACCCGGCTATCGCCATTACGGACCACGGCGTGGCCCAGTCCTTCCCGGACGCCTGGCACGCCGCCGGGGACAAGATCAAGCTGCTCTACGGCGTGGAGGGGTACTTTGTCAACAACCTGGACGACCGGGTGGTGGTCCACGGCGGCCAGGACTGCCCCCTGGACGGGGAGATCGTGTGCTTTGACATCGAGACCACCGGCCTGAAGGTAGACCGGGAGGCCATCACCGAGATCGGCGCCGTGGTGCTGCGCAATGGGGAGGTCTGCGAGCGGTTCCAGACCTTCGTGGACCCGGGCCGCCACCTGACGCCGGAGATCATCGGCCTCACCGGCATCACCGACGAGATGCTCCGGGGCGCGCCCCAGCTGAAGGAGGCCCTGACGGCCTTCCTGGACTTCGTGGGCGGGCGGCCCCTGGCGGCCCACAACGCCGAGTTCGACATCGGCTTCATCCGGGCGGGCTGCAAGAAGGTGGGTCTGCCCTTTACGCCCACCTACATCGACTCCCTGATCCTGGCTCAGAACCTGCTGCCGGACCTGGGGAAGTACAAGCTGGACATCGTGGCGGACCGGCTGGAGCTGCCCACCTTCAACCACCACCGGGCCAGCGACGACGCCGCCACCGTGGGCTATATGCTGATCCCCTTCTGGAAGATGCTCCACGAGCGGGGGGTGGATACCCTCCAGGCCGTGAACAAGGAAATGGAGAAGCTGCGGCCCCTGGGGAACAAGACCAACCGCTTCCCCAAGCATATCATCCTCATCGCCCAAAACAAGGTGGGCCTCAAGAACCTCTACCAGATGATCTCCGCCTCCAACCTCAAGTACTTCAAGCGGGTGCCCACCATCCCCAAGACGCTGCTCAACGAGCACCGCCAGGGCATCATCGTGGGCTCCGCCTGCGAGGCCGGCGAGCTGTTCCGGGCCGTGGCGGACCACAAGGACTGGGAGGAGCTCAAGCGCATCGCCTCCTACTACGACTACCTGGAGATCCAGCCCCTTTGCAACAACGCCTTCATGCTCCGCAACGGCGACGCCCGGTCCGAGGAGGACCTGCGGGAGTTCAACCGCACCATCGTCCGCCTGGGCGAGGAGCTGGGCAAGCCCGTCTGCGCCACCGGCGACGTCCACTTCCTGGACCCGGAGGACGAGGTCTACCGCCACATCCTGCTGGCCTCCAAGAAGTTCCCGGACGCCAACGCGCCGCTGCCCATCTACTTCAAGACCACCGACGAGATGCTCCGGGAGTTCTCCTACCTGGGGGAGGAGAAGGCCTACGAGGTGGTCATCACCAACCCCCGGAAGATCGCCGACATGGTGGAGTCTTTCGAGCTGCTGCCCAAGGACCTGTTCCCGCCGCGCCTTGAAAACTCCGAGGAGGAGCTCAACACCCTGGTGTGGGACAAGGTCCACCGGCTCTACGGCGAGGACCCGCCGAAGCTGATCGTGGACCGGCTGAACGTGGAGCTGGGCGGTATTCTGGGCAAGTACGACGTGGTGTACATGTCGGCCCAAAAGCTGGTCCAGCGCAGCCTGGAGAACGGCTACCTGGTGGGCTCCCGTGGCTCCGTGGGCTCGTCTCTCGTGGCCTACATGTCCGGCATCACGGAGGTCAACTCCCTGCCGCCCCACTACCGCTGCCCCAACTGCAAGAACAGCGAATTCATCCTGGACGGGTCCTACGGCTGCGGCGCCGACATGCCGGACAAGGTCTGTCCCGTCTGCGGGACGAAGTACGTCAAGGACGGCTTCGACATCCCCTTCGAGACCTTCCTGGGCTTCGGCGGCGGCAAGGTGCCGGATATCGACCTGAACTTCTCCGGCGAGTATCAGGCCCGGGCTCACCGCCACGCCATCGAGATGTTCGGCGAGACCCAGGTGTTCCGGGCCGGCACCATCGGCACCCTGGCGGAAAAGACCGCCTACGGCTTCGTGAAGAAGTACCTGGAGGAAAACGGCATCACCGCCTGCCGGGCGGAGGAGAACCGCCTGACCCAAGGCTGCGTGGGCGTCCGGCGGACCACCGGCCAGCACCCCGGAGGCCTGGTGGTGGTCCCCGACGACATGGACATGGAGGACTTCTGTCCGGTCCAGCACCCGGCGGACGCCGATGACTCCGACACCATCACCACCCACTTTGAATACCACTCCATGGAGGCCAACCTCCTGAAGCTGGACATGCTGGGACACGATGACCCCACCATGGTCCGCATGATGCAGGACCTGACCGGCGTGGACCCCCACGACATCCCTCTGGACGACCCGGATACCATGTCCATCTTCACCTCCAGCAAGGTCCTGGGATACGAAAACGACGAGATCCTGGGCCCCACCGGGGCCGTGGCTATCCCGGAGTTCAACACCCGGTTCACCCGCCAGATGCTGGTGGACACCCAGCCCAAGGACTTCAACACCCTGGTGCGCCTGTCCGGCTTCTCCCACGGCACCGACGTGTGGCTGGGCAACGCCCGGGACCTGATCGTCAGCGGCACGGCAAGCGTTCTGGAGACCGTGGGCTGCCGTGACGACATCATGCTCTACCTCATCTCCAAGGGCCTGGACCCCAAGATGAGCTTCAAGATCATGGAGAAGGTCCGAAAGGGCAAGGTGAAAAAGGGCGGCTTCGACGAGGGCTGGGTGGAGGCTATGCGGGAGCACGAGGTGCCCGAGTGGTACATCGAGTCCCTGGCTAAGATCGGCTATCTCTTCCCGAAGGCCCACGCCGTGGCCTACGTCATGATGGCCTTCCGCATCGCCTGGTACAAGGTCCACGAGCCCCTGGCCTTCTACGCCACCTTCTTCTCCGTCCGGGCCAAGGCCTTCGACGCGGAGTACTGCTGCGCGGGTCTGGACGCGGTGAAGCGGAAGATCCGGGAGATCGAGAACAACAAGGACGCCACCGCCGTGGAGCAGAACTTGCTGACCACGCTGGAGGTGTGCTACGAGTTCTACCTCCGGGGCTTCCACTTCGACACCATCAACATCTACGAGTCCGACGCCACCAAGTTCAAGGTGACCAAGGACGGCCTTCTGCCGCCCTTCACCACGGTCCACGGCCTGGGCGAGGCCGCGGCCATCGACACGGTGGAAAAGCGGAAGGGGAAGGAGTTCATCTCCATCGAGGAGTTCGCCATGTGCTGCAACAAGCTCTCCAAGACCCACATCGAGCAGCTCAAGGCCCTGGGCGCCTTCGCCGGCATGGCGGAGACCAGCCAGCTGACGCTGTTTTGA
- a CDS encoding ferritin: protein MLNETVRDLLNQQVNKEFYSAYLYLDFSNYFAARGLDGFANWYKIQAQEERDHAMLFYQYLHNNNAAVTLEAIAKPDVALESDMGALKAGLAHELYVTGLINDIYAAAYQVKDFRTMQFLDWFVKEQGEEETNANDLISKMELFGSDPKSLYMLNSELAARVYSAPSLVL from the coding sequence ATGCTGAACGAGACCGTGCGCGACCTGCTGAACCAGCAGGTGAATAAGGAATTTTACTCCGCCTATCTGTATCTGGACTTCTCAAACTACTTCGCGGCCAGAGGGCTGGACGGCTTTGCCAACTGGTACAAGATCCAGGCCCAGGAGGAGCGGGACCACGCCATGCTCTTCTACCAGTACCTCCACAACAACAACGCCGCCGTCACCCTGGAGGCCATCGCCAAGCCCGACGTGGCTTTGGAGAGCGACATGGGCGCGCTGAAGGCGGGCCTTGCCCACGAGCTGTACGTCACCGGCCTCATCAACGACATCTACGCCGCCGCCTACCAGGTGAAGGACTTCCGCACCATGCAGTTTCTGGACTGGTTCGTCAAGGAGCAGGGGGAGGAGGAGACCAACGCCAACGACCTCATCTCCAAGATGGAACTGTTCGGCTCCGACCCCAAGAGCCTGTACATGCTCAACAGCGAGCTGGCCGCACGGGTCTACTCCGCGCCGTCCCTGGTGCTGTAA
- a CDS encoding thioesterase family protein, whose protein sequence is MIVIGTKCQLQTTVTESLTASAVGSGALPVFGTPFMCGLMENAAMTCLQSFLEEGQGSVGTHLDVSHDAPTPIGMTVWAEAEITAVSENGRMVDFAVKAWDEKGPIGSGTHTRAIIKNEKFLAKCNAKLDK, encoded by the coding sequence ATGATCGTCATTGGAACCAAATGCCAGCTGCAGACAACCGTGACCGAGTCCCTGACGGCCTCCGCCGTGGGCTCCGGTGCCCTGCCGGTGTTCGGCACACCTTTCATGTGCGGCCTGATGGAAAACGCGGCAATGACCTGCCTCCAGAGCTTTCTGGAGGAGGGTCAGGGCAGCGTGGGCACCCACCTGGACGTGAGCCACGACGCCCCCACCCCCATCGGCATGACCGTCTGGGCCGAGGCGGAGATCACCGCCGTGTCCGAAAACGGCCGGATGGTGGACTTCGCCGTGAAGGCCTGGGACGAGAAGGGCCCCATCGGGTCCGGCACCCACACCCGGGCCATCATCAAAAACGAGAAGTTCCTAGCCAAGTGCAACGCCAAGCTGGACAAGTGA
- a CDS encoding ABC transporter substrate-binding protein yields the protein MKKTLALALAMMMVAAMTLTGCGSSEEERVVNVCSWGEYIDENLIYQFEEETGIKVNYQTAESNEALYSLLKTGAGDYDVIVPSDYMIARLIAEDMLAELDYSSIPNYEKIDAQYKGLSFDPENKYTVPYTWGTLGIIYNTTMVDEPITSWDAMFDEKYAGNVLMIRNSRDALAAALLDLGYDLNTTDESQIREAYELLASAKEKDVYQAFVMDEVFQKMEGGNAAIAMYYAGDYLTMLENNPDLAYVVPEEGSNWFVDAMCILKGAQNVEEAHEWINFIASTESNLANMDYIWYASPNAEALEGYPAYYEETYGEPLDMELYEIMAAPSDVLSRCTLYENLPAETLTLYNDLWTELGI from the coding sequence TTGAAAAAGACGCTTGCCTTGGCCCTTGCCATGATGATGGTGGCCGCCATGACCCTGACCGGCTGCGGAAGCAGCGAAGAGGAGCGGGTCGTCAACGTGTGCAGCTGGGGTGAATACATTGATGAGAACCTGATCTATCAATTCGAGGAAGAGACCGGCATCAAGGTCAACTACCAGACTGCCGAGAGCAACGAGGCCCTCTATTCCCTGCTCAAAACCGGCGCCGGAGACTACGATGTCATCGTCCCCTCTGACTATATGATCGCCCGGCTGATCGCCGAGGACATGCTGGCGGAGCTGGACTACAGCAGCATCCCCAACTATGAAAAGATCGACGCCCAGTACAAGGGCCTGAGCTTCGACCCGGAGAACAAGTACACCGTTCCCTACACCTGGGGCACCCTGGGCATCATCTACAACACCACCATGGTGGACGAGCCCATCACCAGCTGGGACGCCATGTTCGACGAGAAATATGCCGGCAACGTGCTGATGATCCGCAACTCCCGGGACGCCCTGGCCGCCGCCCTGCTGGACCTGGGCTATGACCTGAACACCACCGACGAATCCCAGATCCGGGAGGCCTATGAGCTGCTGGCCTCCGCCAAGGAGAAGGACGTGTACCAGGCCTTTGTCATGGACGAGGTGTTCCAGAAGATGGAGGGCGGCAACGCCGCCATCGCCATGTACTACGCCGGCGATTATCTGACCATGCTGGAGAATAACCCGGACCTGGCCTATGTGGTGCCCGAGGAGGGCAGCAACTGGTTCGTGGACGCCATGTGCATCCTCAAGGGAGCCCAGAACGTGGAGGAGGCCCATGAGTGGATCAACTTCATCGCCTCCACCGAATCCAACCTGGCCAACATGGACTATATCTGGTATGCCTCTCCCAACGCCGAGGCTCTGGAGGGCTACCCCGCCTACTACGAGGAGACCTACGGCGAGCCTCTGGACATGGAGCTCTATGAGATCATGGCCGCTCCCAGCGACGTGCTGAGCCGCTGCACCCTGTACGAGAATCTGCCCGCCGAGACGCTGACGCTGTACAACGACCTGTGGACGGAGTTGGGCATCTGA
- a CDS encoding ABC transporter permease — MALVFLFLYAPIILLIIFSFNAGNSNTVWKGFSLDWYQKLLHDRLIMQSVYTTLLVSLLATAIATVAGTFAAIGFYAMRRRVREPLMTVNNIPMMNADIVTGVSLCLFFVAFFGFWGDFAAWFNGIQSLFRLPTRLTMGFGTLLIAHVSFNIPYVILSVGPKLRQMDKNLVDAAQDLGCTWMQAFFKVILPEIKPGIVSGALTAFTMSIDDFVISYFTAGSSASTLAMTIYGMTKKRVSPEINAISTLLFVTVLILLAIVNLREARQERRRELRRI, encoded by the coding sequence ATGGCGCTGGTGTTTCTCTTCCTGTACGCCCCCATCATCCTGCTGATCATCTTTTCCTTCAACGCCGGCAACAGCAACACCGTCTGGAAGGGCTTCTCCCTGGACTGGTATCAAAAGCTGCTCCATGACCGGCTGATCATGCAGAGCGTCTACACCACGCTGCTGGTATCCCTGCTGGCCACCGCCATCGCCACCGTGGCCGGCACCTTCGCCGCCATCGGCTTTTACGCCATGCGCCGGCGGGTGCGGGAGCCGCTGATGACCGTCAACAACATCCCCATGATGAACGCGGACATCGTCACCGGCGTCTCCCTGTGCCTGTTCTTCGTGGCCTTCTTCGGCTTCTGGGGGGACTTTGCGGCCTGGTTCAACGGCATACAGTCCCTGTTCCGGCTGCCCACCCGGCTGACCATGGGCTTCGGCACACTGCTCATCGCCCACGTCAGCTTCAACATCCCCTATGTGATCCTCTCCGTCGGTCCCAAGCTGCGGCAGATGGACAAAAACCTGGTGGACGCAGCCCAGGACCTGGGCTGCACCTGGATGCAGGCCTTCTTCAAGGTCATCCTGCCGGAGATCAAGCCCGGCATCGTCTCCGGCGCCCTGACGGCCTTCACCATGAGCATCGACGACTTCGTCATCAGCTACTTCACCGCCGGCTCCTCCGCCTCCACCCTGGCCATGACCATCTACGGCATGACCAAAAAGCGGGTCAGCCCGGAGATCAATGCCATTTCCACGCTGCTGTTCGTGACGGTGCTGATCCTGCTGGCCATCGTGAACCTGCGGGAGGCCCGGCAGGAGCGGCGGCGGGAGCTGCGGCGGATCTGA
- a CDS encoding ABC transporter permease, translating to MRNKLSWFAVPYVVWMALFVVAPIIMVVIYAFSTADGGFTLANFTRMGTYTVVFTRSFKLALVATLVCLLIGYPISYIMSREGRQFQRVGMVLVMLPMWMNFLLRTYSWMSILENNGLLNQFFQNIGLIDLYNQIAMRLAADPAAYEPITHFQMLNTQGAVVLGMVYNYLPFMILPIYSVILKLDRSLIEAARDLGANTFQVFRRVILPLSLPGVLSGITMVFVPSVSTFAISKMLGGGTELLLGDLIEQQFMGNAYNPQLGAAISLVMMVIVVVCMYVMNRFGEGEEQAVML from the coding sequence ATGCGGAATAAGCTCTCCTGGTTCGCCGTACCCTACGTGGTGTGGATGGCGCTGTTCGTGGTGGCCCCCATCATCATGGTGGTCATCTACGCCTTCTCCACCGCCGACGGCGGCTTTACCCTGGCCAACTTCACCCGGATGGGCACCTATACGGTGGTGTTCACCCGCTCGTTCAAGCTGGCGCTGGTAGCCACGCTGGTGTGCCTGCTCATCGGCTACCCCATCTCCTATATCATGAGCCGGGAGGGCCGGCAGTTCCAGCGGGTGGGCATGGTGCTGGTCATGCTGCCCATGTGGATGAACTTCCTGCTGCGGACCTACTCCTGGATGTCCATTCTGGAGAACAACGGCCTTTTGAACCAGTTCTTCCAGAACATCGGGCTCATCGATCTCTACAACCAGATCGCCATGCGCCTGGCCGCAGACCCCGCCGCCTATGAGCCCATCACCCACTTCCAGATGCTCAATACCCAGGGGGCCGTGGTGCTGGGCATGGTGTACAACTACCTGCCCTTCATGATCCTGCCCATCTACTCCGTGATCTTAAAGCTGGACCGCTCCCTGATCGAGGCGGCCCGGGACCTGGGCGCCAACACCTTCCAGGTGTTCCGGCGGGTGATCCTGCCGCTGAGCCTGCCCGGCGTCCTCTCCGGCATCACCATGGTATTCGTTCCCTCCGTGTCCACCTTCGCCATCAGCAAAATGCTGGGCGGCGGCACGGAGCTGCTGCTGGGCGATCTGATCGAGCAGCAGTTCATGGGCAACGCCTATAACCCCCAGCTGGGCGCGGCCATCTCCCTGGTGATGATGGTGATTGTGGTGGTGTGCATGTATGTGATGAATCGCTTCGGTGAGGGCGAGGAACAGGCGGTGATGCTGTGA
- a CDS encoding ABC transporter ATP-binding protein — MSKELIRLRDVCMAFDDELVLDHLNLYFNDKEFLTLLGPSGCGKTTTLRIIGGFATPTSGDVLFDGVRINDVPPHKRQINTVFQKYALFPHLNVFENIAFGLRMQRRPDPSDPTGKRKVKIPEKEIRERVMEMLEIISLKGFENRKPDALSGGQQQRVAIARALVNRPKVLLLDEPLGALDLKLRKDMQIELKRIQQQVGITFIYVTHDQEEALTMSDTIVVMDKGCIQQIGTPEDIYNEPKNAFVADFIGESNIIDGIMVRDKVVKMYGREFACLDGGFGENEPVDVVIRPEDIDIVPVDQGQLVGTVTSVTFKGMQYDIIVDFRGFKWLIQTTDHSPVGARIGIKIDPDGIHVMKKSQYSGMFGDYSSFSEEYDELDDATLVSEDEEGSEDAE; from the coding sequence ATGTCCAAAGAGTTGATCCGCCTGCGGGATGTCTGCATGGCCTTCGACGACGAGCTGGTTCTCGACCACTTAAATCTTTATTTCAATGACAAAGAATTCCTCACACTGCTAGGGCCCAGCGGGTGCGGCAAAACCACCACGCTGCGGATCATCGGCGGCTTCGCGACACCTACGTCCGGAGACGTCCTCTTTGACGGTGTGAGGATTAATGACGTTCCGCCCCATAAGCGCCAGATCAACACGGTGTTCCAGAAGTACGCCCTGTTCCCCCATCTGAACGTCTTTGAAAATATCGCCTTCGGCCTGCGGATGCAGCGCCGGCCCGACCCCTCCGATCCCACCGGCAAGCGCAAGGTGAAGATCCCGGAAAAGGAGATCCGGGAGCGGGTCATGGAGATGCTGGAGATCATCAGCCTCAAGGGCTTTGAAAACCGCAAGCCGGACGCCCTCTCCGGCGGCCAGCAGCAGCGGGTGGCCATCGCCCGGGCCCTGGTCAACCGGCCCAAGGTCCTTCTGCTGGACGAGCCCCTGGGCGCATTGGACCTGAAGCTGCGCAAGGACATGCAGATCGAGCTCAAGCGCATCCAGCAGCAGGTGGGCATCACCTTTATCTACGTCACCCACGACCAGGAGGAGGCCCTGACCATGTCCGACACCATCGTGGTCATGGACAAGGGCTGCATCCAGCAGATCGGCACCCCCGAGGACATCTACAACGAGCCCAAGAACGCCTTCGTGGCGGACTTCATCGGCGAGTCCAACATCATTGACGGCATCATGGTCCGGGACAAGGTGGTGAAGATGTACGGCCGGGAGTTTGCCTGCCTGGACGGGGGCTTCGGCGAGAACGAGCCCGTGGACGTGGTCATCCGGCCCGAGGACATCGACATCGTCCCCGTGGACCAGGGCCAGCTGGTGGGCACCGTCACCTCCGTCACCTTCAAGGGGATGCAGTACGACATCATCGTAGACTTCCGGGGCTTCAAGTGGCTGATCCAGACCACGGACCACTCCCCTGTCGGCGCCCGCATCGGCATCAAGATCGACCCCGACGGCATCCACGTCATGAAAAAGAGCCAGTACTCCGGTATGTTCGGCGATTACTCCTCCTTCTCCGAGGAGTACGACGAGCTGGACGACGCCACCCTGGTGTCGGAGGATGAGGAGGGAAGCGAGGATGCGGAATAA
- a CDS encoding RluA family pseudouridine synthase → MREITIGKNDAGQRLDRFVSKSLPLLPPALLQKYIRLKRIKVNGKGAKRDARLAAGDTLQLYINDEFFDKPSEENIFLTLFRPQLDIVYEDENLLVVNKRPGVVVHADETEKVNTLINHIQAYLYQKKEWNPRWENAFAPALCNRIDRNTGGMVMAAKNAETLRILNQKIRDHEVEKSYLCVTVGRPSPAKGKVEGFLLKDEAKKQVSFHTRPIPGGKTAVTLYQTLETRGELSLVECRLLTGRTHQIRVSMAHLGCPLLGDGKYGRGDVNRRYGETRQALYSYKLSFPFPTDAGLLEYLRGRTFTVAEVPFRDRYFPREKTS, encoded by the coding sequence ATGCGGGAGATCACCATTGGAAAAAACGACGCCGGACAGCGGCTGGACCGCTTCGTGTCCAAGTCCCTGCCCCTGCTGCCCCCTGCCCTGCTGCAAAAGTACATCCGCCTCAAGCGGATCAAGGTCAACGGCAAGGGCGCCAAGCGGGACGCACGGCTGGCCGCCGGCGATACGCTACAATTATATATCAACGATGAGTTTTTTGACAAGCCCTCCGAGGAAAACATCTTCCTCACCCTGTTCCGCCCCCAGCTGGACATCGTCTACGAGGATGAGAACCTGCTGGTGGTCAACAAGCGCCCCGGCGTGGTGGTCCACGCCGACGAGACGGAGAAGGTCAACACCCTCATCAACCACATCCAGGCGTACCTCTACCAGAAGAAGGAGTGGAACCCCAGGTGGGAGAACGCCTTTGCCCCGGCGCTGTGCAACCGGATCGACCGCAATACCGGCGGCATGGTCATGGCCGCCAAGAACGCCGAGACGCTGCGCATCCTCAACCAGAAGATCCGGGACCACGAGGTGGAAAAATCCTACCTCTGCGTGACGGTGGGCCGCCCCTCCCCGGCAAAGGGCAAGGTGGAGGGCTTCCTCCTCAAGGACGAGGCGAAAAAGCAGGTCTCCTTCCACACCCGGCCCATCCCCGGCGGCAAAACCGCCGTGACGCTGTATCAGACCCTGGAGACCCGGGGAGAGCTGTCCTTGGTGGAGTGCCGCCTGCTCACCGGCCGGACCCACCAGATCCGCGTGTCCATGGCCCATCTGGGCTGCCCCCTGCTGGGGGACGGCAAATACGGCCGGGGCGACGTGAACCGCCGCTACGGCGAGACCCGCCAGGCCCTGTACTCCTACAAGCTCTCCTTCCCCTTCCCCACCGACGCCGGGCTTTTGGAGTACCTCCGGGGCCGCACCTTCACCGTGGCGGAGGTCCCCTTCCGGGACCGGTATTTCCCCCGTGAAAAAACTTCGTAA
- a CDS encoding DUF177 domain-containing protein: MLLDVRPILHEPGKHLDFRFELDLSDVELAGRYPISRPVTVVGTVRNTAGVLELELTARSTLDAVCDRCGKAFAQDKEIPFRCLLAEELQNEDNDEIVLLENGQADAEDLARTAFLLGMDTKTLCSEDCKGLCPRCGADLNLGPCPCQKETDPRLAVLAKLLENK, translated from the coding sequence ATGCTGTTGGATGTAAGACCCATTCTGCACGAGCCTGGAAAGCATCTGGATTTCCGGTTTGAACTGGACCTTTCGGATGTGGAGCTGGCCGGACGATATCCCATCTCCCGCCCTGTGACGGTGGTGGGGACTGTGCGCAACACCGCCGGTGTTCTGGAACTGGAGCTGACGGCCCGCAGCACCCTGGACGCCGTGTGCGACCGGTGCGGCAAGGCCTTTGCCCAGGACAAGGAGATCCCCTTCCGCTGCCTTCTGGCGGAGGAGCTTCAAAACGAGGACAACGACGAGATCGTCCTGCTGGAAAACGGCCAGGCGGACGCGGAGGATCTGGCCAGGACGGCCTTCCTCCTCGGAATGGACACGAAAACTTTGTGTTCGGAAGATTGCAAGGGACTTTGCCCCCGGTGCGGCGCAGATCTCAATCTGGGCCCCTGCCCCTGTCAAAAGGAGACGGATCCCCGGCTGGCGGTCCTGGCCAAGCTTTTGGAGAACAAATAA
- the rpmF gene encoding 50S ribosomal protein L32, with product MAVPKGKVSKARRDKRRSSHWKLAVPGLVKCPKCGALHLPHRMCQECGTYNGREVKTVKSVVAK from the coding sequence ATGGCAGTACCTAAGGGAAAAGTATCCAAGGCAAGACGCGACAAGCGGCGCAGCTCCCACTGGAAGCTGGCGGTTCCCGGCCTTGTCAAATGCCCGAAATGCGGTGCGCTGCACCTGCCTCACAGAATGTGCCAGGAGTGCGGTACTTACAACGGCCGTGAAGTCAAGACCGTGAAGTCCGTCGTCGCGAAATAA